A DNA window from Haloferax volcanii DS2 contains the following coding sequences:
- a CDS encoding SLC13 family permease — translation MTLAVAAALLLAVVGLHPVSVLPVRSQYALSVFVVALLLWLTKPVPYAISSLACVSLLYALGVVDTFEAAVSGFTSSLVYFLLVLLLLGNAVRSVGLDTQLANRLLSPDSTPRGAFRSIARNVLVLALFMPSAMARAVAFIPIVEEVTEELDLPSGSGFERATFLLLGHINPIASMALMTGGGMALVTSGILATSVRPLSWVEWAVLMVPPTVALYVLAAAAAGLLNTVDADSTVDPGTSGIADASADGELTREQGLVAAVMAGTVLAWVVGSFAGLPEILPAVAAVSVLALPGVDVIDADDVKGLSWGVLFLIGATLSILDALKATQTIALVVDLLARFVPFEAFSHWQLVGLLLGFAVTVRVLFSTGSAAIVVILPIVLRFAETFGVTRLYLGLAVLLVVGSTTILPFNTTAVLVSLDRGPLTNRDVTLFGFVTMGLSLVVVTLSWLFYWPLVA, via the coding sequence GTGACCCTCGCGGTCGCCGCCGCCTTGCTCCTCGCGGTCGTCGGGCTCCACCCCGTCTCCGTCCTTCCTGTCCGGTCGCAGTACGCGCTTTCGGTTTTCGTCGTCGCGCTCCTGCTCTGGTTGACGAAGCCGGTTCCGTACGCGATTTCGAGTCTGGCCTGCGTCTCCCTGTTGTACGCCCTCGGCGTCGTTGACACCTTCGAGGCCGCGGTGAGCGGCTTCACCTCCTCGCTCGTGTACTTCCTCCTCGTGTTGTTACTCCTCGGCAACGCGGTCCGGTCGGTGGGGTTGGACACCCAGTTAGCGAACCGACTGCTGTCCCCGGACAGCACCCCCCGCGGGGCGTTTCGTTCCATCGCGCGGAACGTCCTCGTGCTGGCGCTGTTCATGCCGTCGGCGATGGCCCGCGCGGTCGCGTTCATCCCCATCGTCGAGGAGGTGACAGAGGAGCTCGACCTCCCGTCGGGAAGCGGGTTCGAGCGCGCGACGTTCCTCCTCTTGGGTCACATCAACCCCATCGCGTCGATGGCGCTCATGACCGGCGGCGGGATGGCGCTCGTCACCTCGGGCATCCTCGCGACGAGCGTCCGTCCGCTCTCGTGGGTCGAGTGGGCTGTCTTGATGGTCCCACCCACGGTGGCGCTCTACGTACTGGCCGCCGCGGCTGCCGGTCTCCTCAACACCGTCGACGCCGACTCGACTGTCGACCCCGGCACGTCGGGGATTGCGGATGCGTCCGCCGACGGCGAGTTGACCCGCGAACAGGGACTCGTCGCGGCGGTGATGGCCGGGACCGTCCTCGCGTGGGTCGTTGGGTCGTTCGCCGGACTTCCCGAGATTCTCCCGGCGGTCGCCGCGGTCTCCGTCCTCGCGCTTCCGGGAGTCGACGTTATCGACGCCGACGACGTCAAGGGACTCAGTTGGGGCGTCCTCTTTCTCATCGGCGCGACGCTGTCGATTCTGGACGCCCTGAAAGCGACCCAAACTATCGCGCTCGTCGTCGACCTCCTCGCGCGGTTCGTCCCGTTCGAGGCGTTCAGTCACTGGCAACTCGTCGGACTGCTCCTCGGGTTCGCGGTCACCGTTCGCGTGCTGTTTTCGACCGGGTCGGCCGCTATCGTGGTGATTCTCCCCATCGTGCTGCGATTCGCGGAGACGTTCGGCGTGACGCGGCTCTACCTCGGACTCGCGGTCCTCCTCGTGGTGGGGTCGACGACGATTCTCCCGTTCAACACGACTGCCGTCCTCGTCTCGCTGGACCGCGGACCGCTGACGAATCGGGACGTGACGCTGTTCGGGTTCGTGACGATGGGCCTGTCGCTCGTCGTCGTGACCCTCTCGTGGCTCTTTTATTGGCCGCTCGTCGCCTGA
- a CDS encoding helix-turn-helix domain-containing protein: protein MSKIDRRLRDARSIELDNAFYVEDGTWIESLTIASNAPFDVESLLADISGVTVFYDEEIPTASTDVQIRRVTILANESYPFILGLVLRQETIPNRIVLQDGVFEVVATAQDWDHFRELADEIQETLGEFELRSVTQDEAPGEPLDSGRLKEVLISKLTDDQLAVLETAFNHGYFHIPRETSETELAEELGIAQSTLSERLRTAERNLLELIYGPRQE from the coding sequence ATGTCGAAGATAGACCGCCGTCTGCGAGACGCCCGGAGCATCGAGTTGGACAACGCGTTTTACGTCGAGGACGGGACGTGGATCGAGTCGCTCACCATCGCCTCGAACGCCCCCTTCGACGTGGAGTCCCTCCTCGCCGACATCTCGGGCGTGACCGTCTTCTACGACGAGGAGATTCCGACCGCCTCGACCGACGTGCAGATACGTCGAGTGACGATTCTCGCCAACGAGTCGTACCCGTTCATCCTCGGACTGGTTCTCAGACAGGAGACGATTCCGAACCGCATCGTCCTCCAAGACGGCGTCTTCGAGGTCGTCGCCACCGCCCAGGACTGGGACCACTTCAGGGAACTCGCCGACGAGATTCAGGAGACGCTCGGGGAGTTCGAACTCCGCTCCGTGACGCAGGACGAAGCCCCGGGTGAACCGCTCGACAGCGGCCGATTAAAGGAGGTGTTAATCTCTAAGCTGACCGACGACCAACTCGCGGTTCTGGAGACGGCATTCAACCACGGCTACTTCCACATTCCGCGGGAGACCTCTGAGACCGAACTCGCCGAGGAACTGGGTATCGCTCAGTCCACGCTGAGCGAACGACTCCGGACCGCGGAGCGAAATCTGCTCGAACTCATCTACGGTCCGCGACAGGAGTAG
- a CDS encoding ABC transporter substrate-binding protein yields MAATATALGVTGLAGCTGGGGSGNGGTDGGSSLTPDVPSGTPETVETKYWREWETIDADEPPLDYSATAGAVLDPVPLEFSSEDDPWMREHALMVQRGLDALGVKTQLNDRPLNQLYAQSWDTKGLEAIISMSTHGPDPQRGLDPNPLLMRRSETSLSNYDNYYHPDLQEVLTEQSQTTDRPEREELVAEAQRIFSEDVGALITLFPDIITAVNTERWSGYVQTPGNGPTKDSFVWSEVNLQPQTDDRTYIKGVTTSMNSLNLPWAAGGAEAKRLTFIYDGLFDATPDLEVVPALATGGGFVDDTTVELTLREGVEWHDGEPFTAEDVKFTVELYKEHSSTSQTPFYEPVESVEVLGDHEVRFNLKGPDAAFMTQRVVRSVIIPKHKWEDVENPSQHNPESPVGTGPFTYENWELGTRFEVSKNEGHWMFDDDWRADVLGDQATTGEGVDRVIWINVGNIDSMIGSLQGGEIDAIGTTLSNSQADRAASTAGVEKMTSGNFAPLDTKLMFSCPLVRDKEFRVALAKSIDTEGFAADVLQDRATVPSGENPISDLTPWHTSDTTHYEFDIDGAKSLLEQAGYTRDDDGNLRFPNGDAWAAFVERIQPGNMHKRRDELGQADFS; encoded by the coding sequence GTGGCGGCGACTGCGACCGCCCTCGGCGTGACCGGACTCGCCGGGTGTACCGGTGGCGGCGGGAGCGGGAACGGCGGGACTGACGGCGGGTCGAGCCTCACTCCCGACGTTCCTTCTGGAACCCCGGAGACGGTCGAGACGAAGTACTGGCGCGAGTGGGAGACCATCGACGCCGACGAACCGCCGCTCGACTACAGCGCGACCGCGGGTGCGGTGTTGGACCCCGTCCCGCTCGAATTTTCGAGCGAGGACGACCCGTGGATGCGGGAACACGCGCTCATGGTCCAGCGTGGGCTCGACGCCCTCGGCGTCAAGACGCAACTCAACGATCGACCGCTGAACCAACTGTACGCCCAGAGTTGGGACACGAAGGGGCTCGAAGCGATCATCTCGATGAGTACCCACGGTCCGGACCCGCAACGCGGGCTGGACCCGAACCCGCTTTTGATGCGGCGGAGCGAGACGAGCCTCTCGAACTACGACAACTACTACCACCCCGACCTGCAGGAGGTGCTGACGGAACAGAGTCAGACGACCGACCGACCCGAGCGCGAGGAGCTCGTCGCCGAGGCGCAGCGCATCTTCAGCGAGGACGTGGGCGCGCTCATTACGCTGTTCCCCGATATCATCACCGCGGTCAACACGGAGCGCTGGAGCGGCTACGTCCAGACGCCGGGCAACGGGCCGACGAAGGACTCGTTCGTCTGGTCGGAGGTGAACCTGCAACCCCAGACCGACGACCGGACCTACATCAAGGGCGTGACCACCTCGATGAACTCGCTGAACCTCCCGTGGGCCGCCGGCGGCGCGGAGGCGAAGCGGCTGACGTTCATCTACGACGGCCTCTTCGACGCCACGCCGGACCTCGAAGTCGTCCCCGCGCTGGCGACCGGCGGCGGGTTCGTCGACGACACCACCGTCGAACTCACTCTTCGCGAGGGCGTCGAGTGGCACGACGGCGAGCCGTTCACCGCGGAGGACGTGAAGTTCACCGTCGAACTGTACAAGGAACACTCCTCGACCAGTCAGACGCCGTTCTACGAGCCGGTCGAGTCGGTCGAGGTGCTCGGCGACCACGAGGTTCGGTTCAATCTGAAGGGCCCCGACGCGGCGTTCATGACCCAGCGCGTCGTTCGCAGCGTCATCATCCCCAAGCACAAGTGGGAGGACGTGGAGAACCCGTCTCAGCACAACCCCGAGTCGCCCGTCGGCACGGGGCCGTTCACGTACGAGAACTGGGAGCTGGGTACTCGCTTCGAGGTGTCGAAAAACGAGGGTCACTGGATGTTCGACGACGACTGGCGGGCAGACGTGCTCGGCGACCAGGCCACGACCGGCGAGGGCGTCGACCGCGTCATCTGGATAAACGTCGGCAACATCGACTCCATGATCGGCTCGCTGCAGGGCGGCGAAATCGACGCCATCGGCACGACGCTCTCGAACTCGCAGGCCGACCGCGCCGCGAGCACCGCCGGCGTCGAGAAGATGACCTCGGGCAACTTCGCGCCGCTCGACACGAAGCTGATGTTCTCCTGTCCGCTCGTTCGCGACAAGGAGTTCCGCGTCGCTCTCGCCAAGTCGATAGATACCGAGGGCTTCGCTGCCGACGTGCTGCAGGACCGCGCGACCGTCCCGAGCGGGGAGAACCCGATTTCGGACCTCACGCCGTGGCACACGTCGGATACCACCCACTACGAGTTCGACATCGACGGGGCGAAATCGCTCCTCGAACAGGCCGGCTACACGCGGGACGACGACGGCAACCTCCGGTTCCCCAACGGGGACGCGTGGGCCGCCTTCGTCGAGCGTATTCAGCCCGGGAACATGCACAAGCGCCGCGACGAGCTCGGACAGGCGGACT